CCATTGATAAGTCGTAGGCTGGGGCAATCGCCCAGTCGCCTTGATCAGACATCTGAAATGAGAAATTCTTGGCGTGATCATCGCAATTATGGGCCAGCACATTAAACACCGCGCGTAGCACTTGTTCACGCAAGCATACGATATTTCGGGTTAAATTAAGTGTGGTCTCAAAGAGATGATCGTAGCTGCCGCTTAGGCTCTGGTAGTCGACGCCCGCTACGGCTGCATAGGTATGTGTATGGATACGTTGATTTGGGTCTGTTAGACTGCGATCAAAACGGCGAATCGCAAAGTGGCGCACGCCGTCGTGGTCAATTAAGAGCCGAGTCTGAGGCACTTGAATACCGCAGTCGCGCGCCATTTGAAAATAGGCGTGCTCCAAGGGGGCATAGGCCTTGTCTGAGTTGCCCTCGGTATTGAGCTTAATCAACCAAGGGGTATATCCATCGGGTATGGCATCGGCTCCAGTGACGATGTTGCCTTGATCGTTCATCGAAGCTAGGATTTTTGGCTGCATGCCGCCAGCGGTGCCACCCGCTTGAATGAGAGCGGGGTCGAGTAGTGGGCCATGCTCATGTTCGACGAGTTTGCGTGCGGAGCGCGCGGCATTGACTAAATCAACGGCGGTGGACTGCTCGGAGTCACCCGCCGGAGGCGAGTAAGTCAATGCCCCCATCGTGCGATCTCCGAGATAGCTAAGGACTTGCAAGGGCGAAGGGGAGTGCATGCCTTTTTCTCTGAAATGTTGGCGGATCACACTTTGTCCAAAGCCATCTGGAAGTGAGTCGTAAATAAGCCCTGGCAACCCTGCAAAGGTTCCGTCGCGGTGCTCGGTGACGCCGCGCTGCACTGGTAAGTGTAACGGTGAAAGCGGCAGCGGTTGACGCATGAAGAGGACGTCATACTCAAAATAATGCGTGCCTTTTACATCGAGGATCTGACCAATGCGCTGGCCGTGGTATGCGACGTTTAATCTCATTTGGATGTATGCCGCACGCGTCGAGGTTTGTTGGGTTGACTGCCTAAGGCGCGCTCGACGGCGTCTAGGCTCTCAAATGTCGCTGCTGTTCGTTCGAACAGTCCGTTGAGTTCCGCTTCCATGCGCAGTGCGATTGCGACTTTTGCCAAAGACTCCAGCGCAATCTGACCTTCTCGCTCAAAGCGCTTATAAGTGCTCAGCGGCACGCCTGAACGCTTCGCCAGTTCTGCCTGCGTGTAATGGCAACGCACGCGCTCTGTTCGCACGCGCTCTGCGATGCCTTGGATGATTTGTGATGCTGATAGAAAACTCATTATAGTTATTATTTGAACTATTATGTTCATTATTTAACCTAAAAGACAATATATTAATCTTTAATAAAAAGGATGGGGCAGCTGCGGGTCGACTCTCTGTATCGCAGGCGTAGAGCAGGATCTCTTTGATATGCAGCTGGTGTTGGATAATCCTAAAAAGAGTCGTTAAAAGGTAGTAATCAGGAGTTCGTCTCAGATCATCAGTTGTTTACAACATAATAGAGCTTCGCCTTCCGAGCGTAGTGACGCTCAACCGAAGGGCGAAGCCATCTGGCGAGTTCTCAACATTCGGTAAGTCTCTGACATAGAAATGCTAACTTCTCCCTCCTGGCTTCTGACTCCCGGATCTAGGATAATAAAAATGTCATGGCTCTGCATTTATTACTTGTTAGTAGAAACATAATGTAGATGTTAGTTAACATGAAAACACAATCTGTAAGCATGAAGCAAATCGCTGAGCGCGCGGGAGTCTCTATGATGACCGTGTCTCGTGTCTTGCGTAATGAGTCGAATGTCGCGGTAAACACTGAAAAATTAATTCGTTCGATTGCAGATGAGTTGGGCTATAAGCCGAACCGCTTGGTGCGTGGCATGCAGAGCGGGCGCAGTGGCATCGTGAGTTTCGTGGTGCCAGCTGGACATGCGATTGCACCAACCATCTTGGAAGGTGCGTATGATTATTTACACGAGAAAGACATGATCATGGCACTTGATCTAGTGCATGGCCATGTGGGTGAAAGGGCAGTAGCGGAGCAGAGCAAGGTGATGAACCGTCTGCTGGAGAGTCGTGTGGATGGCTTTATCCTTCTTCCAGTCAACGATGAGGCTAGCCCCATTTATTTCAAAGAGGTCGTAGATCGTAAGATTCCTTTGGTTATGGTGGACCGTCAGCCTTCTGGTTTTTCGGCTGATTTCGTCGGCACCGATGATTACGCGGGTGGCTTCGAGGCGGCACGTGTGCTTGCTGGCAATGGCTGTAAGTCGACCGTCCTGATCTCTACGGGAGATCATGTTAGCACGAGCCGCATTCGTTCGGAGGGCTTTCGTGATGGTGTCAAAAAATTCGGAATGAAGCTAATCGGTGACATTGCTGCTCCAGACATTGGGCATAACACTGAGCTGCTGGATGCTGAACTGAAGAAGTTAAAGGGGCAGTTTGATGGTATCTTTGCGATTGCCGACCGTATGGCGATCAGTGCATGGCACAGTTGTAAGGCATTGAAGCTCTCGATCTCAGGTAAGGTGAAGATTGTCGGTTTCGGTGCGTTGAATCTACGCGACCCTCGTGTCGCAATTTCGAGCTTTGATCAGCAGCCGTATCAGATCGGTCAAAATGCGGCGAAGCTTCTAGTGGAACGTATTGAAAAAGGTCCGAGTGCGCGCCGCCCGAAATCGAAATCGATCTTGAATACGCCGATCTTTATCGAAGGCACGTCGTGCCCTGCTATTTAGGCCCAAGTGCTTATTCTCGACGGGTCTTTGCTAGATCCTTGCAAACGTCTTCAAACCATTTGCTGAGCTCGCGATCCATGCGTTGCACTTGTTGCGGTTGCGCCTCTGCGAGATTGTGCTGCTCCAGTGGGTCGTTTTTGATGTTGTAGAGTTCGACCGGCGGTGGAGCTGGTATCTCCACGTGTGGTGCGGGGTCAGTGATGATGCCGTTCTTAATAAAGTATTCTGGCTCATACATAGAGACATGCAGCCATTTGATGTCTGGCACTTCAAAGGCTTCGGGCAGGTAAGGGCGCACGAGCTTCCAGTCGCCATCCCGGATTGCTGCATTGTATTCGAGGCGCGGTTCGTAGCGGTTCCACTGCCAGCAACGCAGTGGATCGTAGCGGGGCGCATTGCCGCGCAGGATGCTCGATTGGTCCACTCCGTCGAGCTTCAGGCCGTGCGGTGTGTCGATACCTGCAAAACCTAAGATCGTCGGCAACCAGTCGCACATGTGGAAGAATCCATCGGTATCTGCGGTGGCCGGATCTAGGCCGTCGGGCCAGCGGATGATTGCTGGCACGCGAATGCCACCTTCGTAGGTGGAGCCTTTGGAGCCGTGTAGTTGGCAGTTGAAGCGGTCCAGCGATGAACCTGCCTCGCAGCCAAATTGCGGACCGTTGTCGCTAGAGAAAATGACCAATGTGTTGTCACGTAGACCTTGCGTCTCGAGTTGCTCCAGTAAGCGACCGACATTGCGGTCTAGGTTGCGCACCATGGCGTAGAGCGTTTTGACCGCTTCACTTAGGTCTTCGCGGTTGCGAAATACCGCCATATCTTCCTCTGGCGCTTGCAGGGGAGTGTGCGGCGCATTATAGGTGAGGTGTAAATAGAAGGGGTCTTGCGGGCTGCGCTTGAGAAAGTCGATGGCCTCATCCGTCCAGAATTCGGTGAGGTAACGTCCATCAGTTCGGATGATTTTGTTGCCCGACTCTAGTCGCCAATCATAGTAGTCGTGCATGCCGCCGCGAAAGCAGATCGCCTCATCGAAGCCACGATTTTCAGGCTTATAACGTGGATCGAAAGCGCCTAGATGCCATTTTCCAATGAGGCCTGTGCGGTAGCCGGCTTTACCGAGAATGTCGGCAATTGTCGTTTCGCTAAGATCCATTCGCTCAAGGCCGCGCCACTCAAGGGTATCGATCGAGCCCGTGCGCTGCGGGTAGCGCCCCGTGAGTAGGGATGCGCGGGACGGGTTGCAGACTGGGGAACTGGTGTAGTGCTGGTCGAGGCACAAGCTTTCTTTGATGAGTTGGTCTAAGCATGGAGTTTCGCTCAGGCCGTTGTTGAAATAGCTAAAGTCGCCATAGCCGAGGTCGTCGACTAGGATGTGGATGATGTTGGGCCGTGTCATATGTTGAAAATGTGCTCTTTGTTTTGTGTTTTAAAGCGGACATCCTAACTGATTATTTTTTGTTTCTCAATGATTTTTGTTAATATTATCATTATTAGGTTGACCAACATCAATATTCACGAATGGCTATAAGCATCCTATTTAGGGATAGGATATTTATAGGGTTAAAGGTCGCGCCGGGGGGCGCGGCCTTTTTTCGCATATAACGATGGTCGGTATATTAACCTCGTATTTTGGGAGCTATAATTTGAAGCAGTTTTCTTAGCCGCGTCGGTTCAATTTAAATATTTTATTTTCTGGACGACACAGTTATTGTTAGTAATAACATTTACCTGTTTATGCATTCTCTAGAATTTATTGATTACCTCGTCATTGTTGCGATTCTGCTCTCGCTAATCGGCGTTGGGCTATTTTTCACCAAAAAGGGGGGCGAAGATATGGACTCCTTCTTTGTCTCAGGGCGTTCATTGCCTTGGTATATTGGAGGCACGTCGATGATTGCCACGAGTTTTGCGGCCGATACGCCGCTGTGGGTGAGTGCGTTGGTGCGTAGCCACGGGGTGCATTATATTTGGCAGTTCTGGGCACCGGTCATCGGTTCGACGTTGGCGCTGGTGTATTTTGGGCGTAAATGGCGCCGGATGGCTTTTGTGACGGACGTCGAGTTTATGGAAGCACGCTATGGTGGCACGCCGGCTAAAGCGCTGCGCGGTTGGTCGGGTGCATGGGGTGCGATTATTATTTGTCCGTTGATTTCGGCTTGGGTGATTAAAGCGATGGAGACGATCGGGCGTGAAGCGGTCGGCCTGCCGCCCGAGTATCAAGTTCCCGTTACTATAGCGGTGGTCGCCGTGGCAATTTTGATGTGTGGTCTTTCGGGGCTGTTCGGGGTCGTTTATACCGACTTCATCCAATTTATCTTAGCGACGCTGGGCACGATTATCTTGGCGGTCTTAGCTGTTCGAGAAGTCGGCGGGCTTGATGCCCTGGTTGAGCAGCTTCGGGCAATGAAAGATTGGGGCGGCAACGAGCTCAGTATCTCTCCGAGGATTGGGAGTGGTGAGGGAGAAATGTCGACCTGGAATGCGATCGGTTTCTTTGGATTTCTCTGGATTGGCGTCGGCCTGAGTGGTGCTTATCAAGCGCAGCGTTTGCTAGCGAGTAAGGATGCTAAGAACGCCGCGTTCGCTCAATTGCTACACACCGTCGTCTATTATTCGTTGATGGCGTGGCCATGGATCTTGGTCGGCCTGTGCTCGATGGTGTTGATTCCAGAGTTGAATGTGGCCGATCAGAGTGCGGCTTATCCACGTATGATCGTCATGGTGATGCCGGTTGGCTTGAAGGGGCTGCTCGTAGCGGCGCTCCTTGCGGCCTTTATCTCGACGATTAGCACGCTCTTTAACTGGGGCTCTTCTTACTTGGTGAACGATGTGTATCGCCGCTTTATGAATACAAATGCGACCGAAAAGAACTACGTATCGATTGCGCGTGTCGCGACCGTGCTTATGGCGATTGCGGGTGCATTCATTTCAATTAAGGCTGACAATATGCAGCAGCTTCTGACCTTAGCCTTTGTTCTAGGCTCGGCTGGCGTTGTGCCTGGTGTCTTGCGCTGGCTCTGGTGGCGCACAACAGGTAAGGGTGAGTTGATCGCATTGGTCGTCGGTTGGATTATGGCAATCTTGCTCTTGTTCGTTAATGTCTTTGATAACGCATTTACAGATCAACTCTTCGGTGCGGGCGAAGGATTCCACCTCAGTAACGATCCCGATCTCGTCGGTGCGCGTATGCTGCTGATGGTGCTGGTGGTTGGCTTCGCGGTGATTGTTGGCTCTCTTTGCACAAAGGCCGAGGATATGGATCGTTTGAAGGCATTTGCAGCTCGCGCACGTCCGTTTGCTTTCGGCTGGCGCCCTGTTATTAAGGAGATGACGGTCGTCTACATTGAAGAGGAGCCTATCGGTCGCACTCTTTGGTCATGGGTGATTAGTTTGGTCTCGATGCTTTGCATTCTCTACGGCGTCGGAAAACTTCTCCTCGGCCCACGCGAGATTGGCCTGGGGCTGATTGTCGTGGGTGTCGTTTGCTTGGTCTGGTCGATCCGTCGCATTCAGAAGGATTGCGCCAACGATGTGGATGAACCCGATTTTCTTAGTAACAAGTAGCTGATTTCTACCTTATTTTTCAAATTTTAGGCAGATCGCATTCCCTCTTTTTCAGTAGCAATGGATTTAGTAAAGTATCATCAAACATGGCAGTCGAATCATCGCTTGCTCAAAATGGCTCAGCCTGCGGGTTGGTGGCGCGATGCGTTTCCTCTAGGAAATGGTCATTTAGGTGCGATGCCTTATGGACGCCTCTGTGAAGAGCGCATTCTGATTAACCACGAGAAATTGTGGTATGGCGGTATTGTTCCTGAGTTGCCTGATTTGGCGGATCTATTGCCGAAGAGCCGTGAGCTGATCGAGCAGGGCGAGGCGCTAGCGGCGAATGAACTCTATCACGATGCGCTGAAGGCAGAGGGTAAAGAAGGTCGCTGCGCGGTGTATCATCCTGCGGCGGATCTACGCTTTAGCAGTGTGTGCGAGGAGCGTTTTAAGAACTATCAGCGCTACCTCGATCTCGAAGCGGGCGAGACCATGACGTATTGGGAATGGCACGGCCAAGCGCAGGTGCGTCGTAGTTTCGTATCGC
The window above is part of the Lentimonas sp. CC4 genome. Proteins encoded here:
- a CDS encoding type II toxin-antitoxin system HipA family toxin, yielding MRLNVAYHGQRIGQILDVKGTHYFEYDVLFMRQPLPLSPLHLPVQRGVTEHRDGTFAGLPGLIYDSLPDGFGQSVIRQHFREKGMHSPSPLQVLSYLGDRTMGALTYSPPAGDSEQSTAVDLVNAARSARKLVEHEHGPLLDPALIQAGGTAGGMQPKILASMNDQGNIVTGADAIPDGYTPWLIKLNTEGNSDKAYAPLEHAYFQMARDCGIQVPQTRLLIDHDGVRHFAIRRFDRSLTDPNQRIHTHTYAAVAGVDYQSLSGSYDHLFETTLNLTRNIVCLREQVLRAVFNVLAHNCDDHAKNFSFQMSDQGDWAIAPAYDLSMAQNQTQGNWLSVNGKRSGISAADFAKIAEPLGISRSEIDAMFHAVSAVTARWPEYSKASGVGAGLSKAVEAALNS
- a CDS encoding helix-turn-helix transcriptional regulator; this translates as MSFLSASQIIQGIAERVRTERVRCHYTQAELAKRSGVPLSTYKRFEREGQIALESLAKVAIALRMEAELNGLFERTAATFESLDAVERALGSQPNKPRRVRHTSK
- a CDS encoding LacI family DNA-binding transcriptional regulator, which encodes MKTQSVSMKQIAERAGVSMMTVSRVLRNESNVAVNTEKLIRSIADELGYKPNRLVRGMQSGRSGIVSFVVPAGHAIAPTILEGAYDYLHEKDMIMALDLVHGHVGERAVAEQSKVMNRLLESRVDGFILLPVNDEASPIYFKEVVDRKIPLVMVDRQPSGFSADFVGTDDYAGGFEAARVLAGNGCKSTVLISTGDHVSTSRIRSEGFRDGVKKFGMKLIGDIAAPDIGHNTELLDAELKKLKGQFDGIFAIADRMAISAWHSCKALKLSISGKVKIVGFGALNLRDPRVAISSFDQQPYQIGQNAAKLLVERIEKGPSARRPKSKSILNTPIFIEGTSCPAI
- a CDS encoding sulfatase-like hydrolase/transferase, with the protein product MTRPNIIHILVDDLGYGDFSYFNNGLSETPCLDQLIKESLCLDQHYTSSPVCNPSRASLLTGRYPQRTGSIDTLEWRGLERMDLSETTIADILGKAGYRTGLIGKWHLGAFDPRYKPENRGFDEAICFRGGMHDYYDWRLESGNKIIRTDGRYLTEFWTDEAIDFLKRSPQDPFYLHLTYNAPHTPLQAPEEDMAVFRNREDLSEAVKTLYAMVRNLDRNVGRLLEQLETQGLRDNTLVIFSSDNGPQFGCEAGSSLDRFNCQLHGSKGSTYEGGIRVPAIIRWPDGLDPATADTDGFFHMCDWLPTILGFAGIDTPHGLKLDGVDQSSILRGNAPRYDPLRCWQWNRYEPRLEYNAAIRDGDWKLVRPYLPEAFEVPDIKWLHVSMYEPEYFIKNGIITDPAPHVEIPAPPPVELYNIKNDPLEQHNLAEAQPQQVQRMDRELSKWFEDVCKDLAKTRRE